Below is a window of Pseudomonadota bacterium DNA.
AAAAAAAAGCGGGAGGTACCATGCAATGACAGTTAATAATACAGAAGTTAACGAAGAGAATATTACCACGGTAATTGCTGATGATCTTGAGGTTACCGGTTCAATTAAGTTTAAAAGTTCTCTCATGCTGAAGGGTCTTTTTGATGGGGAAATATTATCAGAAGGTCTGTTGATTATAGGGCCTACTGCAAAAGTAAAGGCGACCATCACCACAAAAAACCTG
It encodes the following:
- a CDS encoding polymer-forming cytoskeletal protein translates to MTVNNTEVNEENITTVIADDLEVTGSIKFKSSLMLKGLFDGEILSEGLLIIGPTAKVKATITTKNLISHGEVTGDVIASEQVVLKNTSVHNGNITTPDLNIESGAAFNGSCLMKVKDINISQ